A section of the Echeneis naucrates chromosome 12, fEcheNa1.1, whole genome shotgun sequence genome encodes:
- the LOC115051883 gene encoding GRAM domain-containing protein 2B-like isoform X1, with amino-acid sequence MVKGADQKRTKSGRRTRFVDFTRSSELKGSWSSCFQFFSESDPNFVRPFPAAPSPFPAPPLPAASAHLPKLSVADLPGAEAGLRMVLTAEQADRPLTPLPAPELLARREPRGTRPMSEATCGVQRRRGLSPGDLQLSLDTEPDPPETRKKPASRSRLKPAEQLSPSSPGDLEIKFERKKSQPSQFSKTNVQYHKLFKEVSKDESLKQSYTCALQKDMLYQGKMFVSDNWICFHSKVFGRDTKISIPVMSVTFIKKTKTALLVPNALVIETKNHQHVFVSFLSRNTTYKLLKSICIHLELDQTCNSQITSSCESSFRVNCPSSLPLDFSGDFSDLDGVVQQRRQEMMESSSSGSQTPDYDKLTDFTALPDTFLSAVKGGEVSVHADIHLQTPSQKHRTALNNGSATLKDQSSQSVSLHAILLIYLLLVGVLVLSSCYMAFKIVALERRLNSLVSVGEHIHTDCRNGVGRSFRDEVNAEIFGELSANLFKLEKIQRNLRKLLEET; translated from the exons ATGGTTAAAGGAGCGGACCAAAAGCGGACCAAAAGCGGGAGAAGGACGCGTTTCGTGGATTTTACGCGCAGCTCCGAGCTGAAGGGAAGTTGGTCTtcgtgttttcagtttttttctgagtCTGATCCAAACTTTGTCCGGCCTTTCCCCGCAGCTCCCTCCCCTTTCCCGGCTCCTCCTCTGCCGGCCGCCTCGGCCCATCTTCCCAAACTTTCCGTTGCGGACCTTCCTGGAGCTGAAGCCGGCCTGAGGATGGTTCTGACGGCCGAGCAGGCGGACAGACCTCTGACCCCTCTGCCCGCTCCGGAGCTGCTGGCCCGACGGGAACCCAGAGGGACCCGGCCGAT GTCCGAGGCGACCTGTGGGGTCCAGAGGAGACGCGGACTGTCACCTGGAGACCTCCAGCTGAGTTTGGACACAGAACCGGATCCTCCAGAGACCAGAAAGAAACCAGCCAGCAGAAG CAGATTGAAACCTGCCGAGCAGCTTTCACCTTCCAGTCCAGGCGACCTGGAAATAAAGTTTGAGAGGAAGAAATCGCAGCCCAGCCAG ttctCAAAGACAAATGTCCAGTATCACAAGTTATTTAAGGAAGTCAGCAAAGATGAGTCACTCAAGCAGA gCTACACGTGTGCGCTGCAGAAAGACATGTTGTATCAGGGCAAGATGTTCGTCTCTGATAACTGGATCTGTTTCCACTCCAAAGTCTTCGGCAGAGACACCAAG ATTTCAATCCCTGTGATGTCTGTGACGTtcatcaagaaaacaaaaacggcGCTGTTGGTGCCGAACGCTCTGGTGATCGAAACGAAGAATCATCAG CAcgtgtttgtttccttcctgtctcGAAACACAACGTACAAACTCCTGAAGTCCATCTGCATTCACCTGGAG CTGGATCAGACCTGTAACAGTCAGATCACTTCGTCCTGTGAAAGCAGCTTCAGAGTTAACTGCCCCTCGTCGCTTCCTCTG GACTTCTCCGGAGACTTCTCCGACCTGGACGGAGTTGTGCAGCAGAGGCGgcaggagatgatggagagcagcagctccGGCTCTCAGACTCCGGATTACGACAAACTAACGG ACTTCACCGCCCTCCCGGACACGTTTCTGAGTGCAGTGAAGGGCGGCGAGGTTTCAGTCCACGCAGACATTCACCTCCAGACGCCGAGCCAAAAACACAGAACGGCCCTCAACAACG GCTCGGCCACGCTGAAGGACCAATCCTCACAGTCCGTGTCTTTACACGCCATCCTCCTCATCTATCTGCTTCT AGTTGGCGTTCTCGTCCTGTCCTCCTGTTACATGGCCTTCAAGATCGTGGCCCTTGAGCGCCGTCTGAACTCTCTGGTGTCGGTCGGGGAGCACATTCACACCGA TTGCAGGAACGGCGTGGGCCGCAGCTTCCGCGACGAAGTGAACGCTGAGATCTTCGGAGAACTCTCCGCCAACCTGTTCAAGCTCGAAAAG ATTCAAAGAAACCTCCGGAAGCTGCTCGAAGAGACGTAA
- the LOC115051883 gene encoding GRAM domain-containing protein 2B-like isoform X2, which produces MKSRDACGGVVALLCVFVRVVMVLWDVSRSEATCGVQRRRGLSPGDLQLSLDTEPDPPETRKKPASRRLKPAEQLSPSSPGDLEIKFERKKSQPSQFSKTNVQYHKLFKEVSKDESLKQSYTCALQKDMLYQGKMFVSDNWICFHSKVFGRDTKISIPVMSVTFIKKTKTALLVPNALVIETKNHQHVFVSFLSRNTTYKLLKSICIHLELDQTCNSQITSSCESSFRVNCPSSLPLDFSGDFSDLDGVVQQRRQEMMESSSSGSQTPDYDKLTDFTALPDTFLSAVKGGEVSVHADIHLQTPSQKHRTALNNGSATLKDQSSQSVSLHAILLIYLLLVGVLVLSSCYMAFKIVALERRLNSLVSVGEHIHTDCRNGVGRSFRDEVNAEIFGELSANLFKLEKIQRNLRKLLEET; this is translated from the exons ATGAAAAGCAGAGATGCCTGTGGTGGTGTTGTTGcgctgttgtgtgtctttgtgcgtgtTGTGATGGTGCTGTGGGATGTGTCCAGGTCCGAGGCGACCTGTGGGGTCCAGAGGAGACGCGGACTGTCACCTGGAGACCTCCAGCTGAGTTTGGACACAGAACCGGATCCTCCAGAGACCAGAAAGAAACCAGCCAGCAGAAG ATTGAAACCTGCCGAGCAGCTTTCACCTTCCAGTCCAGGCGACCTGGAAATAAAGTTTGAGAGGAAGAAATCGCAGCCCAGCCAG ttctCAAAGACAAATGTCCAGTATCACAAGTTATTTAAGGAAGTCAGCAAAGATGAGTCACTCAAGCAGA gCTACACGTGTGCGCTGCAGAAAGACATGTTGTATCAGGGCAAGATGTTCGTCTCTGATAACTGGATCTGTTTCCACTCCAAAGTCTTCGGCAGAGACACCAAG ATTTCAATCCCTGTGATGTCTGTGACGTtcatcaagaaaacaaaaacggcGCTGTTGGTGCCGAACGCTCTGGTGATCGAAACGAAGAATCATCAG CAcgtgtttgtttccttcctgtctcGAAACACAACGTACAAACTCCTGAAGTCCATCTGCATTCACCTGGAG CTGGATCAGACCTGTAACAGTCAGATCACTTCGTCCTGTGAAAGCAGCTTCAGAGTTAACTGCCCCTCGTCGCTTCCTCTG GACTTCTCCGGAGACTTCTCCGACCTGGACGGAGTTGTGCAGCAGAGGCGgcaggagatgatggagagcagcagctccGGCTCTCAGACTCCGGATTACGACAAACTAACGG ACTTCACCGCCCTCCCGGACACGTTTCTGAGTGCAGTGAAGGGCGGCGAGGTTTCAGTCCACGCAGACATTCACCTCCAGACGCCGAGCCAAAAACACAGAACGGCCCTCAACAACG GCTCGGCCACGCTGAAGGACCAATCCTCACAGTCCGTGTCTTTACACGCCATCCTCCTCATCTATCTGCTTCT AGTTGGCGTTCTCGTCCTGTCCTCCTGTTACATGGCCTTCAAGATCGTGGCCCTTGAGCGCCGTCTGAACTCTCTGGTGTCGGTCGGGGAGCACATTCACACCGA TTGCAGGAACGGCGTGGGCCGCAGCTTCCGCGACGAAGTGAACGCTGAGATCTTCGGAGAACTCTCCGCCAACCTGTTCAAGCTCGAAAAG ATTCAAAGAAACCTCCGGAAGCTGCTCGAAGAGACGTAA